ACGGGGCGTTCGACCCGCTGCCCCTGTTGCGCGCCCGCGCTGCCGACAGCGCCGCCGCGTCGCGCTAGCATCGGCGGCTGCGCCGCAGCTGCGGCATCCTCCGGAGAGACCGCATGTCGCATCGCGCATGGTGGCTGGTGATCGCGGCCGTGATGCTGCTCGGCATTGCGGTGGCGGTGCACGACGGGCTCCGCCGCGGCCAGGACCGGCAGGTGACGGATGACGCGATCGCCGCCCCGCCATCTTCGGTGTCGCCCGGCACCGGCACGCCGGCAGACGGTGGCAATGGCGACACGGCCCAGGCGCGCGATGCGTCGATGCACGAGGCCGTCTCCGCGCTGCACAGCTATCTGGCGATGTTGTTCCAGGCAGACCACAGCGAGGCGGATGCACTGTGGGCCGGCGGTCGGCCCGCACCGCATGGCGAGGAGGCGCTGCGCGAGCTGCACGGCGTCACCGGCATCCGGGTCGACAACAGACGACCGGAGCCGCTCGACACGGCGCCGGTGCCCAGGCAGCTGCGGATCCCGGTCAATCTGCGCATCGGCGTGGCAGGCCCGCTGCGCCGATTCGAGGGACATTACGACCTGCAGCGCGAAGCCGATGGCTGGCGGATCCGCGCCGCGTCCATCGCGCCCTCACCCGTCCGCGGCTAATCTGGCCCGCGATTTTTTCCGGATATTGGTTAATGGACAAACGGTTCTGGATCTGCGGCTTCACGGTGGTCGCCACCGCGCTTGCACTGGGCTTCATCGTGCATGGCCTCCTGCTCCGCGCCGATTACCTGGCGCTCGCACACCTGTTCCGCTCCCAGGCGGACGCCAACGCGCAGGTCGGCTGGATCCTGCTCGCGTACGCGTCGCTGGGTCTGGGGATGACCTGGCTCTATCGCTGGTTGCCACCACCTGCGCGCAGCAAGCGCTGGCAGGGCGCACGCTTCGGCCTGGCCATCGCGCTGGTCTCGTTCGTGCCTTGGCACCTGCTTGCCCATGCCGGACAGCCGTTTCCGCTTGCGCTGACCATCAAACAGATCGGCTTCGATCTCGTCGCGATGCTTCTGCTGGGCATGCTGCTCGCATGGCTTCAGCCGCACCGCCGGGAACTAGCGCCGGCGCCCATTTGAACGGCGCTAATCCGGTATTCACTGCATCCCGGTAGGGTGCGTTCATTGTCGTTTCCGAGCAGACCATGCGTCGTCCATACCGTTTCACCGCCATATCGCTGCTGATCCTGGCGACCGCCGCCTGCACCTCGCTGGGCGTAGTTTCGGCCTGGCTCAACGACCAGGTCGCGTTCAGCGCCCCGCAGCTGCAACGCCAACTCGATACGCGTTTTCCCCGGACCTTCGCCACGCTTGGCGGACTGGTCCAGGTCACGCTCGACGACCCGCGGCTGTCGATCCCGCGCGGCGAGCACCGGCTGCGCCTGGATTTCGATGTCGCCATCGGCGGCCTCGCCGATGGCGGTCCCGGCCACCTTGCCCTGGCAAGCGGCCTGCGCTACGACGCGGCAACGCGCAGCCTGCACCTGCAGGATCCCGAGCTGCTCGAGTTCGATCTGCCCGGCGCCAACCGGTGGTTGAGCGGCGGTGCGCGTGGCGTGGTCAACAGCCTGCTGGCGGAATACGCGCGCAATGAGCCGGTCTACCGGCTGGACGACGATCTGCTGGCGAAGCTGCCGACAGGCAAGCACATCGGCGATGTCGAGATCATCGACGGCCGCGTGGTGGTGCGCCTTGAGCGCTGAGCACCGCAGCTTGCGTGCCCTTGCCGCGCTGGGAACCGCGCTTGCGCTCGCATGCGCGCTGGGCGGCTGCGGACGCGATGCGGCCGAGCACGAGACCGGCGCCAACAGGCAGGCCGCCGACGGATCGCTCCCACGGCCACAGCAGCCCGCCGGCAGCGTCACCGGGCTCAGCGGGGTGCAGGGCCCCGGCGACGTGCCCCTTGGCGGCGCGCAACCCGAGGCCCAAGCCGCGCCTGAGGACCCCCTGTTGCCGCTCGAGGACAATCCGGAAACCGGTCTCGCCACTGCCTCGGTCGATGAGGCGCTGGCCGCGCCGGAGCCTTCGCCGGACGAGGCCGCGGCGGTCATCCGCACTTACTACGCCGCGATCAATGCGCTCGATTATGGCCGTGCCTATGCCCTCTGGTCGGACGGCGGCCGTGCAAGCGGCCAGTCGCCCGACGGGTTCGCCGCGGGCTTCGATGGAACGTCGGTGGTCATGGTCGACATCGGCACACCCGGCGCAATCGAAAGCGCCGCCGGCTCGCGCTTCATCCGGGTCCCCGTGTCCCTGCGCGCGCAGCAGACCGACGGCAGCAGCCGCCGTTTCGAGGGCGAGTACGTGCTGCGCCGAGCGGCGGTCGATGGCGCCAGCGATGCACAGCGCACGTGGCGGATCGCCTCGGCGGACCTGCGCGAGGTTTCGACGCCCTGATGCGGAGCTCCGGCGTGGCAACGCCGGCGCCGGGTGACCCACCCCGACCTCCGAGGCGGCGGCCGAGTTCCTTGCCCGCTGGTCGGGCCGCCCGCGCGAGTTCCGCCTACTCGTGCCAATGCGGTAAAGGCCGCACCATCAGAACTGCGGCGTGCACCCACGTGCCTCCCCGTCGCGGTAGACGCGGGGGGCGGGACGTCGCGTCCGCGCTGGACCGCCGCTTCATTGGGCTGCGGCATCGTCCCGGAGTATTTCTTCCACCACAGCGCACCCCGAAGCTTTTCCATTCTTCGGGGCGCTCGGCCAGGGTGATGCCGCAGTTGTAGGTGAGCTCCCTGCCAGCGCAATGTTGCGAGATCCCCTTGATGGACACTTGCCCCTGTAGCGCCAGCCTTTGGCGTCTTCTTCGACCATTCGCCTCGCAGTTCGGCGCGCAGCTTGGTTGGTCCAGCGTGCGACGCTGGCCTTGACGCTGGCCTTGACCCTGGCGTCGACCACGCACCCGTCGTTGAGCGAAAGCAGAGAGGTATGGCCGCCCTTGTCGACATCGGCAGCGGTGTGCTGAAAGCCTCCGGGATAGGCCATCGTATTCAGATCTCTCCTCTGAAAAAGCGGCCTCTTCAGTAACTCAGGCGTCACGTAGTAAACACTTCTGGCGCACTAGCTTCGCGTTGACAGCAACCACCTGCGCTCAAAGCCCCTCAATTCAGCCTTATCACCGAGTCAGCACGTCCCCGCTGTCATGACTGCGTCGGATTAATCGTCCGCGCGATCGGTCGATCGGGACGAGGGTAAGTTAATGTCCAAGATATTAGTTCTTGGCGGCGACGGTTTCTGCGGTTGGCCTACGGCACTGCATCTGTCCTACCTCGGCCATGACGTTGTGATTGTCGACAACCTCTCGCGGCGACGCATTGACGCGGAGATGGGCGCGCAAAGCCTCACCCCCATCTCGACGATCGACGTGCGGCTGAACGCATGGCGCGAGGTCAGCGGTAACGTCATTCGTTTCCAGTATGTGGATATCGCGAAAGACTATGCGCGTCTGGCTGCGCTCGTCGATACGGAACGTCCCGACGCGATCGTGCATTTTGCCGAGCAACGATCCGCTCCGTATTCGATGCGTGGGCAGGTCGAAAAGCGCTACACGATGGACAATAATGTCTGCGGTACGCACAACCTGCTGGTGGCACTCGTCGAGGCGGACCTGGACTGTCACGTGGTTCACCTCGGCACGATGGGTGTCTACGGCTACTACGGTGCCGGATTCGAGATTCCGGAAGGGTACCTCAAGGTCAAAGTTCCGGACGACAATGGTGCCTTGATCGACCGGGAGATACTTTTCCCGACGCAGCCGGGAAGTGTTTACCACCTGACCAAGTCTGTGGACCAGCTCCTGTTCCAGTATTACGCCCACAACGACGGCGTTCGGGTTACCGATCTTCACCAGGGGGTGGTCTGGGGAACTCAGACGCAGGAAACCCGCCTTCATCCGGCCTTGGTCAACCGCTTCGACTACGAGGGCGAGTATGGGACGGTTCTCAATCGCTTCCTTGTCCAGGCAGCGATTGGCTACCCGCTGACCGTCCACGGTACGGGCGGTCAGACCCGCGCGTTCATCCATGTCGAAGACACGGTCCGGTGCGTCGAACTCGCAATCGCGAACCCGCCGCAACGCGGAGATCGCGTCAAGATTCTTAACCAGGCGGCGGAAACGCTGCGTGTGCGGGATCTTGCAGAGCTGGTTTCCAGGTTCACTGGGGCAGTGGTCAATTTCGTCCCGAATCCCCGCGAGGAAGCTGCCGAAAACGACTTGCGGGTCAGCAACGCCACCTTTCGCGGGCTTGGCCTGGATCCGATCCTGCTGACCGATGCACTGCTCACCGAAACCCTCGAGATTTCGGACCGTTATGTAGACCGGGTTGATCGGAGCCAGATCCGCGCCCGCTCTGCCTGGAACAAGTCACGTCGTGCGGCGCTGGAAGAGCCTGACCGGTCGTCCCCCGCGCACGAAGCACGACCCAACGATGAAGGAGAAGGTATATGAGACTGTGGGTTTTGTGCCTGCTGGCACTTCTCTTCGTCGGCTTGCTCATCGCGGTGGAGCAGAGCGGGGTTTTCGATCGCGTCATGGGGCGAAACGCTCAGGTCACCGTTCCGGTGTTCGGTGACTACCAGCGCGGCTCCCTTTCATTCCAGGATGACAACGATGGCGGGAAGGACGTATTCGTCGCGCAAGTCCATCCCGACGCACCCCTGATTCTCTCCGGATTCCCGTCCTACGCGAGCGAGCAATTCCAGTTGCCCAGCGACAGCCGGCCACTGAGCGGCACGTACAACCTCGCCTTCATGTCGGACGCGGTTCCGGGGGCCGAAGGCGCGCTGCGCGTCACCATCAACGGCATCAAGCGCGCGGACACCGTGCTCCAGCACGGGCCGGCCCGCCAACGCGTCCAGGTGGAGCTCACCCCGACCGAACTGGCGGCTGGCGAGCTCGATGTGCGGCTTGCGCTCGTCGGCCATGGACCGATGGCGGAATGCACGCCGAACGAAGCGCTGGCTGCGGTCGTCACCATCCTGCCGGAGACCGGCCTGCGACTGGCGCTCGACAAGCCAGCCTCGACGACGGCCGACCGGCTGGCGCTCTGGGGTGACCTGATCCCGGTGAAATGGGGCGCCGACGAGAAAGCCGGCGACTCCGTCACGCTGATCACTGCGGCACGCCTCGTCCAAAGAGGCTATGGCATCTATTTCGGAGACAGCGGCTATGCCGGCCAGCAACTGGTCGACCTGGAGAAAGCCGCGGCCGGCCGTCCGTTGCGCTTGCCAGAGCTGCGCTACCCCATCAGCCTCGCCTCGGCGGGTGAGAATGCCGGGGCCCGTCGCTTCGACCGCGAGACCACCTGGCGCTACCGCTATGACGTGTCGCAGCTGCCGAACGGAGAATTGCCGTCGGCCCTTGACCTGCGCATGTTGATGGGGCCGATAGGCGAGACCCGCACCGCCTTGTTCGTCACGTTGAACGACCATCTGTTGCTCACGCGCACCCTGAGCGACGTGGACCAGCGCCTTGACACCTCGGTTGCATTGCCGGCCGCCGATCACGCCGAACGCAATGAACTGGCCATCACCTTGACGGCGCATGAGCGGGACGAGCTACGTTGCGGCTCGCGTCGCCTGATCGCAGCGGAGATGCTGCCCGACACGGTGCTCGTTGGCGGGGGTGAGCGCGTTGTTACCCCGCTTGCACAGTTGGCGGCACTGCTGCACGCCAACATGCCGGTCGCGCTCGGTAGCGGTCCGCTCAGCGCGCCGCAGGCGCAGACCTCGGCCCTGCTGCTGGGGCAGATGAACCCGACGTCGATTTCCTTCTCTCCCACACAGCCAGGTTCCACGATCGAGGTGCTGAGCGGAGACCTGTCGGCGGCGCTGGCTCAGGTTCGCCCGGCTGGACAGCAATGGCTGGTCTACTTTCCTGGCGACGAGCGCGAGGGAGCGGTCGTGGAGCGGTTCTCGCCACAGGCCGGTGCGGCCAGGGCAGCTGTCGCTCTGCTGGTGACTCTCAATCGGCCGGCCGAGGTGGCCGCGCCGGCGGCGGGTGCAACCGGCGCGCCCCGCGCCACTGCCGATGCTGCACGCTAATGCTTCCTCCGGAGTCCGACCGTCGGCGAGCCACTTTCGGATCGGCCGACAGCTTGGCCGGCGGTCTGGCGTCTCCAGTGGCGCTGTCGCGCGCGCCAGCGCTCCTGCTGACCTTTGCCATCCTTGCGCTGCTTCAACTGTGGGTGTTCGAGCTTGGTCATCTCGATCACATCTTCTACGCCCACGATTATGTGCTTGGGCCGTACGTCGGGTTCAGCGCGGTCTCGATCCGCACCTTCATGCTGTCCTTCTTCGTCGCATTCTCGATTTACGCGGCAGGAACGGCTCGGGCACGGATCCTGTTCTGTCTCGATGTATGCCTGCGCTATATCGCCTTGTGTCTCATCCTCGACATGGGAAGCATCGCCCTGTTCGCCTACACGGGGTCGCCGTTCCCCCTGCTCGCGATCCAGGTCATGGCCGGTTTCGCCGGCTTCGCGGTATTCGCTTTTGTCATCATCCGGCGTGGCGCCATGCCTTCACCTGTTCCGGTCGTGCGCGGGCATCAGCCCAACACCCGGACGTTCTGGCGCTTGGGACTGACCGGGGCGGTGGCTACGATCGTATCGACATGGGCTGCATTGACGCCCAACCCGCTGTTTGACGAACTGCGCAGGATCACCCTGCTCGGCGGCATCGGCCCCGGGATCATCCTGCTCCTGCTGGTGTGGTTCGCCCAGCTTTACGTGATTGCAATCTTCGAGCGGAATCGCCACTTGCGTCGCGATTTCAGGCCGCCGATTTCGATCATCGTGCCGGCGCATAACGAGGAGTACGTGATCGGCCAGACGATCCAGTACATCGATCGTGCCGCGGCCTATTACGGGCAACCGGTCGAAGTGATCGTCATCGACAACGGATCGCAGGACGCGACGGCGGAGATCGCGCGGGCCACGATCCAAACCTGCCGGGCGATCCAAGGCGCGGTCCTTCATGTCGGCACCCCGGGAAAGGCGCACGCCCTGAACGAAGGGGTCATGCGGGCCAGCTACGACTTCATTGTCCGGATCGACGCGGACACCCATGTCCGCGAGGACAACCTTGCGCTCGCGATGCAGAATTTCGCCGATCCGAGCGTCGGCGCGGTCGGCGGAGTTCCCCTGCCACCGGGCGGCGGAATCTTCGATCCGGGTCGCCGGGTCGAGGTGATCGTCAAGCACGGCTTTTATTCTCCCGCACTCAGCGCAGCGTCCGGCCTGGTCGGGATCCCCGGCATGTTCGTCGTCTATCGCGCGGAAGCAGTGCGCTCGGTCGGGCAGTTCGCATCTGGCATGAACGGTGAGGACACCGACTTCTCCCTGCGGATCGCGGAACTCGGATATCGCACGCTGGTCGACCAGCGCATCGGCTATGTGTCGGAGGTGCCGACCAGCTTCGCCCACCTTCGCGAGCAACGGTTGCGCTGGTTCCGGTCGGTGTATCACGTCAGCGCTCGTGCGCACTCGCTGATCAGTTCCTCCAACTTCAGCGTTCGCGGGAAGCTGGTACTCCCGTACATGCTGCTGAACACCTCGCGTCGGGCCATGATGATGCCGCTGGTCGCATTCGGTGTTCTGGAGCTCCTGATCACGTCGGCGTCGGTGGCGCTCCCGCACTGGCAGGCAATCGTGGCCGTGCTGATCGGCTCTCCAATGCTGGCGGCGGCCCTTGCGATCCTGGCGAATAATCGTCCGCGGGCACTGCTTTCGCTGCCGGCGTACGTCCTCTTCCGCGCACTGCGTTCGTGGTACACGCTGGAATCGGCGCTCAGCATTCCGATCATGTCGACCTCGACGCGGATCCAGATCGGCCGTGACCCCTGGCCGCAAAGCCCGCCACCGAACCCGCGTCCCGAGGAGGCCGCATGAAAAGGATCGCGCTCGCGGCGACTCTCGCCTCTGCAGTGGCGCTGCAATCTGCCTGGGCTCAGGAGGACCGCGTTTGGGTCGACGGCGAGCTGTCCTACGGCCTTGACGTGGTGCCACCGGATGTCGTCGACACTTCACCGGAGCAGGATCGCATCCGATCTGGCTTCGATGGGGAGATCGGCGTGAACTACGACCTCGGGCCCGCGATCGTGCGCGCATCGGCCGGGGCCCGCATCTTCCCCTCGGAGTCGGATTACAACCGCTACCCGCTTGCCATCGCGGCCCGCTACGACGTGCCGCTGACCTCTGACAACAGGACCAGGCTGCGATTTCAGCCGAGCTACGAATATGTGTTCGGAAATGATGGGCGGGTATTCGATCGGCCGCGGCTGGATACGCAACTCATCCACCGCCACAATCCGGAGCACACCACGACGCTGCGTTTGCGTTACGGCTATCGCAACCAGACCGAGCGACGCTTCAGCGGATACGACCAGAGCGAGTGGCTGGGTGAAGTTCGCCACTTCTGGCGTCCCAACGGCGGCCCCACGAGGATCACGGGTTCGCTCCTGGGCCTGCGCGCGGATGCCGACGACGATCGTTTCAGCTACAACGGCTATGGCGCCCAGCTGATCGCGCGCACCGACCTGCGTGACGATCTGCAAGCCTATGGTCGCGTCTACTTCGCGCATCGGGACTACAAAGCCCCGTTCTCATCCCTCTATCCGTACGATCGCAGCGACAACACATTGCGCGTCACCGCCGGTCTCGAGAAGCGACTGAACGAGCGCTTCAGTCTTTTTGGCGAGGCTGGATACGCCCGGAACAACTCGAACGTGCCGACGCGCCAGTACGACGGGTTCGTCGGGCGCATCGGCATCATCCTGCGCTAGCGCATCGGTGGCCTGACGACAGAGGGCGGAACCTGGTGTCCCAACCCTGGCGCGGCCTCACCTTGGGCAGCCGCGCCGCACCTATCCAGATCGAGGTCACACGCGGCGGCGGTGCCGGAGGGCGCGCGTATCCGGAACGCGGTTCCCGCCAGCAGTAGTGTGCCCGGCAGCGTCACCGGGCTCAGGGACGTAAGCGACCTGGCAACGGGCCCTAGCGGCAAGCCGCCTGTACCCGCGGAACCTGCCGACACCCCGCTGCCGCTGGAGGTCATCCGACAACAGGAGTCACCGCAGCATTGGGCGGTCCTGCTCTGGCTGCGCGCGAGCCACCGGGGACGCCGCGGCGGCAATCCGCACCCACCACGGGCGCTCAACGCGCTCGACTTCAGCCGCGCCCACGGTCTTTGGCCGAAAGGCGGCCCGCGAGCGACCAGTCCCCCGATCTGCTCGCGCCGGCTTCGGCGGGACGTCGGTCGTGATCATCGACATCGCCGCCACGCGGCTCTGTATCGACGCCGCCGCCAGCGCGTTGCAGACCCGGTCTCGCTGCGCACGCAACAGAAAGACGGAAGCAGCCGACGTTTCGAAGGCCATGATGATCTGCGCCCCCCGCAATAGCCGACGGCGCCAGCGAGGTGCAGCGCGTGTTGCCCTCACCGATCGGCGGGCTGTTGTCTTCGCTCCCCGATCGAGGGCGCCCGAGCCCGCACAGCCTGGGAATACAGGGGACCCGCCGGCGGGGCGCGCCTGAGACGTGAGGCAAGAAGTTGTGGTCCCGCGGAGAAGCAGGCGACCGCGCTGACGCGCAATTCCCGTAGTGCACCTGTACTTACGCCACCATCGGCACCCGCCGATGGCCCTCGCTTCTTCGGGCCCGAGGGGGCTCGCGGATGCTCCCGCGATGCGGAAGACGCTTTACTTCACTTCTTGGGCTGCAGCATCGTCCCGGTGCATGTCTTCGAACCACAGCGGCAGCCCCAGAGCTTCTTCAGTTTCGGGGTATGACGCTCGGCCAGGGTGATGCCGTAGTTGTAGGTCAGCTCCTCGCCGGGCGCGATGTCTCGGATCGCCTCGATGAACACCTTGTCCCTGTCGCGCCGGCCCTTGGCGTCTTCTTCGACCACCGCCTCGCAGTTCGGCTCGCAGCTGTGGTTGATCCAGCGCGCGACGTTGGCCTTGACGTTGGCGTCGATCACGTACTCGTCGTTGAGCGTGAACAGAAAGGTGTGCCCGTCCTCGTCGACATCGCCATATTCCTCGTCGACATCGTCATGGGTGCGCAGGAAGCCCTTGTAGCGGATGATCCGCTCGCCCTTGGCGAAGGCTCCCGTCGCAAACACACCATTGCCATGGATGCTGGAGAGGCGCGCCTCGATCTTCTTCGGCGGCTTGGACTTGGACTTGGACTTGTTCGGCATCGCAGGATCCGCGTCAGGGTTGCGGCGCATTGTGGACAACATCGCCACGGCCCGCCACTGCGCCACGTGCTGAACACCTGCAAGGCCGCTGCGTTGAGCGGGGCGCCGCAAAAGCGTACAATTTTGGTCCGCTTTGATCCGCCACCGGTCGCCTCCCCTCATCGTGCTTCGCGTCACCAAACTCACCGACTACGCAACCGTCGTACTGACCGTGCTCGCCGCCCGCCCGCAGGCGGTGATGAGTGCGACCGAGCTTGCCGAACATTCGGGACTCGAGGCGCCGACGGTCAGCAAGCTGCTCAAACCGCTGGCACAAGCCGGCCTGGTCGAGGGCTTCCGCGGCGCCACCGGCGGTTACCGGCTCGCCCGCGATGCCGCCCGCATCACGCTCGTCGAGATCGTCGAGGCCATGGAAGGGCCACTGGCGATCACCGAGTGCAGCCTCCACGACGGCCATTGCGGCATTTCCGAGCAGTGCGGCGTCAGCGGCAACTGGCGACGCATCAACGACGTGGTGGCCGATGCGCTGCGCGCCGTGACCCTGGCGCAGATGCTCGACGAATCATCGCGTCCGCACTCCATTTCCACCGCCGGCGGGGCCAAGCGCATCGACGCCCGCCTCGCCCGCACCTAGACAGTAGGCAGCCCCCATGGCCACCGACATCATCGAAGCACCTGCAAGCAACCGCGAAATCCACGAGCAGCTCGGCCGTCGCTACGACGCCGGCTTCGTCACCGACATCGAGTCCGACAGCTTCCCGCCCGGCCTCGACGAGGACGTCGTCCGCGCTCTTTCGGCGAAGAAGGAAGAGCCGCAGTGGATGACCGACTGGCGCGTCGCCGCGTACCGGCACTGGCTGACCATGCCGGTCCCGCACTGGGCGAAGCTCTCGATCGCGCCGATCGATTTCCAGTCGGTCAGCTACTACTCCGCGCCCAAGGCCAAGTACGCCTCGCTCGACGACGTGCCCAAGGAGCTGCTCGACACGTACGACAAACTGGGCGTACCGCTGCACGAACGTGCGCGGCTGGCCGGGGTCGCGGTGGACGCGGTGTTCGACTCGGTCTCCGTCGGCACCACCTTCAAGAAGGAGCTGGCCGAGAAGGGCATCATCTTCTGCTCGATGTCCGAGGCGATCCAGGAACACCCAGACCTCGTCAAGCAGTACCTCGGCAGCGTGGTGCCGGTGGGCGACAACTACTTCGCCGCGCTCAACTCGGCGGTGTTCTCCGACGGCAGCTTCGTGTTCATTCCCAAGGGCGTGCGCTGCCCGATGGAACTGTCCACCTATTTCCGCATCAACGCCGGCCACACCGGCCAGTTCGAACGCACGCTGGTGATCTGCGAGGACAAGGCCTATGTGTCCTACCTCGAAGGCTGCACCGCGCCGATGCGCGACGAGAACCAGCTGCATGCGGCGGTCGTCGAGCTGGTCGCGCTGGAAGACGCCGAGATCAAGTATTCGACGGTGCAGAACTGGTACCCGGGCGACGAAAACGGCAAAGGCGGCATCTACAACTTCGTGACCAAGCGCGCGGAGTGCCGTGGCGATCGCAGCAAGGTGGTCTGGGCCCAGGTCGAGACCGGTTCGGCGATCACCTGGAAGTATCCGTCCTGCGTGCTGCTGGGTGACGACTCCTCGGGCGAATTCCATTCGGTCGCGCTGACCCACCACCGCCAACAGGCCGACACCGGCACCAAGATGATCCACGTCGGCAAGCGCACCAAGTCGAAGATCGTCAGCAAGGGCATCAGCGCCGGTCGTGGCCAGAACACCTATCGCGGCCTGGTCCGGATCGGCGCCGGCGCCGAAGGCGCGCGCAACTACACCCAGTGCGATTCGCTGCTGATCGGCAAGGAGTGCGGCGCGCACACCTTCCCCTACATCGAGGTCAAGCATCCCGGTGCAACGGTGGAGCACGAAGCCACGACGTCGAAGATCAGCGACGACCAGATGTTCTACTGCCGCGCACGTGGCATCAGCGAGGAAGACGCGGTCAGCCTGATCGTCGACGGCTTCTGCAAGCAGGTGTTCCGCGAACTGCCGATGGAATTCGCGGTCGAGGCCAAGAAGCTGCTCGACGTGTCGCTGGAAGGCTCGGTCGGCTGATCCCGCCGGCCGGGCGGCGCGTGGTCGCGTCCGCCCACCCTGCTCCCCTTTTCATATTTCCGAATCCCGCATCCCATGCTCAATATCGACAACCTCCACGCCTCCATCAACGAGCGCGAAATCCTCAAGGGCCTCTCGCTGCATGTGAAGCCCGGCGAAGTGCACGCGATCATGGGGCCGAACGGCGCCGGCAAGTCCACGCTCGGCAACATCCTGTCGGGTCGTGACGGGTACGAAGTCACTGCCGGCAATGTGTCGTTCGAAGGCGACGACCTGCTGGCGCTGGAGCCCGAGGAGCGGGCCGCTGCCGGCGTGTTCCTGGCGTTCCAGTATCCGGTCGAAATTCCGGGCGTGAACAACACCTATTTCCTGCGCAGCGCGCTCAATGCGCAGCGCAAGGCTCGCGGCGAGGAAGAACTCGATTCGATGCAGTTCCTCAAGCTGGTCCGCCAGAAGCTGGCCGTGCTGCACCTCGACGACCGCCTGCTGCACCGTGGCGTCAACGAGGGATTCTCGGGCGGCGAGAAGAAGCGCAACGAGATTTTCCAGCTGGCCGTTCTCGAACCGAAGCTGGCAATCCTCGACGA
The genomic region above belongs to Luteimonas chenhongjianii and contains:
- the sufB gene encoding Fe-S cluster assembly protein SufB; protein product: MATDIIEAPASNREIHEQLGRRYDAGFVTDIESDSFPPGLDEDVVRALSAKKEEPQWMTDWRVAAYRHWLTMPVPHWAKLSIAPIDFQSVSYYSAPKAKYASLDDVPKELLDTYDKLGVPLHERARLAGVAVDAVFDSVSVGTTFKKELAEKGIIFCSMSEAIQEHPDLVKQYLGSVVPVGDNYFAALNSAVFSDGSFVFIPKGVRCPMELSTYFRINAGHTGQFERTLVICEDKAYVSYLEGCTAPMRDENQLHAAVVELVALEDAEIKYSTVQNWYPGDENGKGGIYNFVTKRAECRGDRSKVVWAQVETGSAITWKYPSCVLLGDDSSGEFHSVALTHHRQQADTGTKMIHVGKRTKSKIVSKGISAGRGQNTYRGLVRIGAGAEGARNYTQCDSLLIGKECGAHTFPYIEVKHPGATVEHEATTSKISDDQMFYCRARGISEEDAVSLIVDGFCKQVFRELPMEFAVEAKKLLDVSLEGSVG
- the sufC gene encoding Fe-S cluster assembly ATPase SufC, with the translated sequence MLNIDNLHASINEREILKGLSLHVKPGEVHAIMGPNGAGKSTLGNILSGRDGYEVTAGNVSFEGDDLLALEPEERAAAGVFLAFQYPVEIPGVNNTYFLRSALNAQRKARGEEELDSMQFLKLVRQKLAVLHLDDRLLHRGVNEGFSGGEKKRNEIFQLAVLEPKLAILDETDSGLDIDALKSVADGVNALRSPDRAFIVITHYQRLLDYIKPDVVHVLADGRIVQSGGPELALQLEAQGYAWIKDRVAPETVA